One part of the Streptomyces sp. AM 2-1-1 genome encodes these proteins:
- a CDS encoding Na(+)/H(+) antiporter subunit C — protein sequence MTVSASLLATAVVLCAVGGILMLTRPLTRILLGAVIIGNGINLLVLSGTGSAGAAPLLYGVPLREVTDPLPQAIALTAIVITLATTAFLLAMAYRSHQLTGSDEVHDDLEDRRIALRAEVRGERAQLIEEYRTGEAPTSAERARYREERRRLRHRLRADRALQARGRDATGDLWHDVLGADPEDYARPAAPRSPDDPAHRPHPGDAG from the coding sequence ATGACCGTCAGCGCCTCCCTGCTCGCCACCGCCGTCGTGCTCTGCGCGGTCGGCGGAATCCTCATGCTCACCCGGCCGCTGACCCGCATCCTGCTGGGCGCGGTGATCATCGGCAACGGCATCAACCTCCTCGTCCTCTCCGGCACCGGCTCGGCGGGCGCCGCCCCGCTGCTGTACGGCGTACCGCTGCGCGAGGTCACCGACCCGCTGCCGCAGGCCATCGCCCTCACCGCGATCGTCATCACCCTCGCCACCACGGCCTTCCTGCTCGCCATGGCCTACCGCAGCCACCAGCTGACCGGCAGCGACGAGGTCCACGACGACCTGGAGGACCGGCGCATCGCGCTGCGCGCCGAGGTGCGCGGCGAACGCGCCCAGCTCATCGAGGAGTACCGGACGGGGGAGGCACCCACCAGCGCGGAACGCGCCCGCTACCGGGAGGAGCGCCGCCGGCTGCGCCACCGGCTGCGCGCGGACCGCGCCCTCCAGGCCCGGGGCCGCGACGCCACCGGTGACCTCTGGCACGACGTACTCGGCGCCGACCCCGAGGACTACGCGCGGCCCGCCGCCCCCCGGAGCCCGGACGACCCCGCGCACCGCCCCCACCCTGGAGACGCCGGATGA
- a CDS encoding Na+/H+ antiporter subunit D produces the protein MKALVPLPVLLPLCATGLSLAFGTRLKRFQRFISVAVLTLVLGLSAGLMAATQVDGPISVHLGDFAPPLGITLVADRLSALMLTVSSAVTLCVLVYSLGQGMADRDEETPVAVFHPAYLILVAGVSCTFLAGDLVNLYVGFEIMLVASFVLLTLGGTGPRVRAGSTYVIISLFSSMLFLTAIAMAYAATGTANFAQLAQRLPGLPLGVQTLIQAMLLTVFAVKAAVFPLGAWLPDSYPTAPAPVTAVFAGLLTKVGVYSMLRTETLLFPGNRVGDLLMAVALASMIVGILGAVAQTDLKRLFSFTLISHIGYMIFGIGLATRQSYGGAIVYVTHHITVQTTLFLVAGLVERRGGTTELTRTGGLARAAPLLAVLYLVPALNMAGIPPFSGFIGKLGLMRAGVADGSVWAWLLVAGSTATSLLTLYVMAKVWNLAFWRDAPPGQALDGTVLEVGSDEDDDDPDEGPDRVPGTGDEPVHSRPGPAGRAVAATLHGRAITTTSRLPRTMVAATAAGVVISLAFTVFAGPLTTYTDRAAAELVRRTPYIEEVLGR, from the coding sequence ATGAAAGCCCTCGTCCCGCTGCCGGTGCTGCTGCCGCTCTGCGCCACCGGGCTCAGCCTCGCCTTCGGCACCCGCCTCAAGCGCTTCCAGCGCTTCATCAGCGTCGCGGTGCTCACGCTCGTCCTCGGACTCTCCGCGGGACTGATGGCCGCCACCCAGGTGGACGGCCCGATCTCCGTCCACCTCGGGGACTTCGCCCCGCCGCTCGGCATCACCCTGGTCGCCGACCGCCTCTCGGCCCTGATGCTGACCGTCTCCTCGGCGGTCACCCTCTGCGTGCTCGTCTACTCCCTCGGACAGGGCATGGCGGACCGGGACGAGGAGACCCCCGTCGCCGTCTTCCACCCCGCCTACCTCATCCTGGTCGCCGGGGTCTCCTGCACGTTCCTCGCCGGAGACCTCGTCAACCTCTACGTGGGCTTCGAGATCATGCTGGTCGCGAGCTTCGTCCTGCTCACCCTCGGCGGCACCGGCCCCCGGGTACGGGCCGGCTCCACGTACGTGATCATCTCGCTGTTCTCCTCGATGCTCTTCCTCACCGCCATCGCGATGGCGTACGCGGCGACCGGCACCGCCAACTTCGCCCAGCTCGCCCAGCGGCTTCCCGGACTTCCCCTCGGGGTACAGACGTTGATCCAGGCCATGCTGCTGACGGTCTTCGCCGTCAAGGCCGCCGTCTTCCCGCTCGGCGCCTGGCTCCCGGACTCCTACCCCACCGCACCCGCGCCCGTCACGGCCGTCTTCGCCGGGCTGCTCACCAAGGTCGGCGTCTACAGCATGCTGCGCACCGAGACGCTGCTCTTCCCCGGCAACCGGGTCGGCGACCTGCTGATGGCGGTCGCCCTCGCCTCGATGATCGTCGGCATCCTCGGCGCGGTCGCCCAGACGGACCTGAAGCGGCTCTTCTCGTTCACCCTGATCAGCCACATCGGCTACATGATCTTCGGGATCGGTCTCGCCACCCGCCAGTCGTACGGCGGCGCGATCGTCTACGTCACGCACCACATCACCGTGCAGACCACCCTCTTCCTCGTCGCGGGGCTGGTGGAACGCCGCGGCGGCACCACCGAGCTCACCCGCACCGGCGGTCTCGCCCGGGCCGCCCCGCTGCTCGCCGTGCTCTACCTCGTGCCGGCCCTCAACATGGCGGGCATCCCGCCGTTCTCCGGCTTCATCGGGAAGCTAGGACTGATGCGCGCCGGTGTGGCGGACGGCAGCGTCTGGGCCTGGCTCCTGGTGGCCGGCTCCACCGCGACCAGCCTGCTCACGCTGTACGTGATGGCCAAGGTCTGGAACCTGGCCTTCTGGCGCGACGCGCCGCCCGGGCAGGCGCTCGACGGGACCGTCCTGGAGGTCGGCTCCGACGAGGACGACGACGATCCGGACGAGGGCCCGGACCGCGTGCCCGGTACCGGGGACGAGCCGGTGCACTCCCGGCCCGGGCCCGCCGGCCGGGCGGTCGCCGCCACCCTGCACGGCCGCGCCATCACCACGACGTCCCGGCTGCCCCGGACCATGGTCGCGGCCACCGCCGCCGGCGTCGTCATCAGCCTCGCCTTCACCGTCTTCGCCGGCCCGCTGACCACCTACACCGACCGGGCCGCCGCCGAACTCGTGCGACGCACCCCCTACATCGAGGAGGTGCTCGGCCGGTGA